The Aeromicrobium senzhongii genome includes a window with the following:
- the mltG gene encoding endolytic transglycosylase MltG: MSGGDGGLTMLTGPEEPRPSRPGSRRKAEPPAKKKSGLKNIIALIAVAAILVGGYVVVTKVMDRMGGADDYSGSGTGTVEVTIPSGASGIDIARILAKDDVVKSSEAFYQLSLSDSRAQQVQPGTYRLRKQMSAEAALTVLVDPSARIQAKFTVPEGARVGQIVEIISKNTQLKAEDLEAALDDPATIGLPDYANGNPEGYLYPETYFVEPGDDAKAVLSRMVKQTLKVAKDLDIGSRAPALGLSGEEVLTVASILEYEGQKDEDYAKIARVLYNRIEQGMPLQLDSTVSYVSERKGDVWTTAEERANPSLYNTYQHAGLPPGPIGSPGEASIQAALNPAQGPWLYFFATKDGSVIYNEDFGKHTRDCQAEYGAGSCGG; the protein is encoded by the coding sequence ATGAGTGGTGGCGACGGCGGTCTGACGATGCTGACCGGACCGGAGGAGCCCCGGCCCTCCCGACCCGGTTCGCGGCGCAAGGCCGAGCCGCCCGCGAAGAAGAAGTCGGGCTTGAAGAACATCATCGCGCTCATCGCGGTGGCCGCGATCCTCGTCGGCGGCTACGTCGTCGTCACGAAGGTCATGGACCGCATGGGCGGCGCCGACGACTACTCCGGCTCGGGCACGGGCACCGTCGAGGTGACCATCCCCTCGGGAGCCAGCGGCATCGACATCGCCCGGATCCTGGCCAAGGACGACGTGGTCAAGTCCTCCGAGGCGTTCTACCAACTCAGTCTCAGCGACAGCCGCGCCCAGCAGGTCCAGCCGGGCACGTACCGGCTCCGCAAGCAGATGTCGGCCGAGGCCGCGCTGACCGTGCTGGTCGACCCCTCCGCCCGCATCCAGGCCAAGTTCACGGTCCCCGAGGGCGCCCGGGTCGGGCAGATCGTCGAGATCATCTCCAAGAACACCCAGCTGAAGGCCGAGGACCTCGAGGCCGCGCTCGACGATCCCGCCACGATCGGCCTGCCGGACTACGCGAACGGCAACCCCGAGGGCTACCTGTACCCCGAGACGTACTTCGTCGAGCCCGGTGATGATGCCAAGGCCGTGTTGTCGCGCATGGTCAAGCAGACGCTGAAGGTGGCCAAGGACCTCGACATCGGCTCGCGCGCCCCCGCGCTGGGCCTGTCGGGCGAGGAGGTCCTCACGGTCGCCAGCATCCTGGAGTACGAGGGCCAGAAGGACGAGGACTACGCCAAGATCGCGCGGGTCCTCTACAACCGCATCGAGCAGGGCATGCCGCTGCAGCTGGACTCGACGGTCTCGTACGTCAGCGAGCGCAAGGGCGATGTCTGGACGACGGCCGAGGAGCGCGCCAACCCGTCGCTCTACAACACCTACCAGCACGCGGGCCTGCCCCCGGGACCGATCGGCTCGCCCGGCGAGGCCTCGATCCAGGCGGCGCTCAACCCCGCCCAGGGTCCGTGGCTGTACTTCTTCGCCACGAAGGACGGCTCGGTCATCTACAACGAGGACTTCGGCAAGCACACGCGTGACTGTCAGGCAGAGTACGGCGCCGGTTCGTGCGGTGGCTGA
- a CDS encoding shikimate dehydrogenase, producing MAEVRCAVVGSPIAHSLSPAMHRAAYRLLGLDWSYGAFDVQAGELTEFVSEHREGWRGYSVTAPLKREAAALAARRDREVEALGVANTLVAIDGGWSAVNTDVPGAVNALRDVGVESLSTVRILGAGATAASMALAALRLGAREVELRVRDQARAARTAAAIEQLGLAVSVVPFHVDVTESVDLLVSTVPGAAIAGHEHTFVGTADAVFDVVYDPWPTGLMASAQSEGRPLVSGLDLLAHQAVLQIELMTGEAVQPDVLVTAAMEALASR from the coding sequence GTGGCTGAGGTGAGGTGCGCCGTCGTCGGCTCGCCCATCGCCCATTCGCTGTCGCCGGCGATGCACCGGGCGGCCTACCGGCTGCTCGGCCTGGACTGGAGCTACGGCGCGTTCGACGTGCAGGCGGGCGAGCTCACCGAGTTCGTCTCCGAGCATCGTGAGGGATGGCGGGGCTACTCGGTCACGGCCCCGCTCAAGCGCGAGGCGGCCGCACTCGCCGCTCGGCGCGACCGGGAGGTCGAGGCCCTCGGGGTGGCCAACACGCTCGTCGCGATCGATGGTGGCTGGTCCGCGGTCAACACCGATGTCCCCGGCGCGGTCAACGCCCTGCGCGACGTCGGCGTGGAGTCGCTCTCGACGGTGCGCATCCTCGGCGCCGGCGCGACCGCGGCGTCCATGGCCCTGGCCGCTCTGCGGCTCGGCGCACGCGAGGTCGAGCTGCGCGTACGCGACCAGGCGCGGGCGGCCCGCACGGCCGCGGCGATCGAGCAGCTGGGGCTGGCCGTGTCGGTCGTCCCGTTCCACGTCGACGTGACCGAGTCCGTCGACCTGCTGGTCTCGACGGTGCCCGGCGCGGCGATCGCGGGGCACGAGCACACCTTCGTGGGCACGGCGGACGCGGTGTTCGACGTCGTCTACGACCCGTGGCCCACCGGGCTGATGGCGTCGGCGCAGTCCGAGGGCCGGCCGCTCGTGAGCGGCCTCGACCTGCTGGCCCACCAGGCTGTGCTGCAGATCGAGCTCATGACCGGCGAGGCGGTCCAACCGGACGTCTTGGTGACAGCGGCCATGGAGGCGCTCGCCAGCCGTTAG